Proteins encoded within one genomic window of Mesobacillus subterraneus:
- a CDS encoding helix-turn-helix transcriptional regulator — MQIYTPDEIASMLKISKNTVYEMIKRGDLAAFKVGNKMRIEESEFERFKASMSANPIKSQESKTAAQHSLQLAGSHDFLVEQLVKYIASEGTGLSVTPSYIGSLEGLMMLYRGSADIAAVHLLDPASQQYNLPFIRQLFVHEPITVMRLASRDQGLIVAKGNPKNITGVKDLARSDVMIINRQKGAGTRFLLDSFLASEKLEPVAVKGYENEEWTHLGAGAHISRGTADAAFGIRCAASQLGLDFIPLTKEQFDLVFRWTPGNKEALHHLIDLIQLTNFKDSIADLDGYDAEEFGKIIYGNHLSEA; from the coding sequence TTGCAAATCTACACTCCAGATGAAATCGCTTCCATGCTGAAAATCTCCAAGAATACTGTCTATGAGATGATAAAGCGTGGCGATCTTGCAGCTTTTAAGGTCGGCAATAAAATGCGGATCGAAGAAAGCGAGTTTGAAAGATTTAAAGCTAGCATGTCCGCAAACCCGATAAAATCACAGGAATCAAAGACGGCAGCACAGCATTCGTTACAGCTGGCAGGCAGTCACGATTTCCTTGTCGAACAGCTAGTAAAATACATAGCCTCTGAAGGAACAGGACTTTCCGTCACTCCCTCCTATATCGGCAGTCTTGAAGGATTGATGATGCTTTACCGAGGCAGTGCCGATATCGCTGCCGTCCACTTGCTCGACCCAGCATCGCAGCAATACAATCTTCCCTTCATCCGCCAGCTGTTTGTTCATGAACCGATTACGGTGATGAGACTTGCTTCCCGGGATCAGGGCTTGATCGTGGCAAAAGGCAATCCAAAGAACATCACCGGAGTCAAAGACCTGGCAAGAAGTGATGTCATGATCATCAATCGGCAAAAAGGAGCCGGAACCCGCTTCCTGCTCGATTCCTTTCTGGCGAGTGAAAAGCTTGAGCCCGTGGCAGTGAAGGGTTATGAAAATGAAGAATGGACACACCTTGGCGCGGGGGCCCATATCAGCAGAGGAACAGCTGACGCCGCTTTTGGAATTAGATGTGCAGCAAGCCAGCTTGGACTCGATTTCATCCCGCTGACGAAGGAACAATTTGATCTTGTATTCCGCTGGACTCCCGGAAACAAAGAAGCTCTCCACCATTTGATTGATCTGATTCAGCTTACCAATTTCAAGGACAGCATTGCAGACCTTGACGGCTATGATGCTGAGGAATTCGGGAAAATCATTTACGGAAATCACTTGTCGGAGGCATAA
- a CDS encoding undecaprenyl-diphosphate phosphatase: MLSKIEAFILGIIQGLTEFLPISSTGHLYLGRNLFGLEEAGLLLDTMLHVGTLLAVFVFYRYEFIKILKNPFGKLTFLLVVGTLPAVVVGLLFEDYFDEISKTGVTIGWEFLITGTLMWFADSIKNGRKKMDDISYTDALVIGSFQAAAIFPAISRSGLTIVAALWRKLDRETAAYFSFLLSTPAILGAIFLQGKDLFSGGSETISIQALLIGIISTGIFGYIAVKWMIGYLKNHSLKPFAIYVWIMGLVVLYFQHAGQF, translated from the coding sequence ATGCTATCAAAAATTGAAGCTTTCATCCTTGGTATTATCCAGGGCCTGACTGAGTTTTTGCCGATCAGCAGTACCGGTCATCTTTATCTGGGCAGGAATTTATTCGGTCTTGAAGAGGCCGGCCTGCTGCTGGACACGATGCTTCATGTAGGTACGCTGCTGGCGGTGTTTGTGTTTTATAGATATGAATTCATCAAAATTCTAAAAAATCCATTTGGGAAGCTGACCTTTCTCCTTGTCGTCGGTACGCTGCCGGCTGTCGTTGTCGGCTTGCTGTTTGAGGATTACTTTGATGAGATCTCCAAGACCGGTGTGACGATTGGCTGGGAATTTCTGATTACTGGGACATTGATGTGGTTCGCCGATTCTATAAAAAATGGGCGCAAAAAGATGGACGATATCAGTTATACGGACGCACTTGTAATAGGAAGTTTCCAGGCGGCGGCAATTTTTCCAGCGATTTCCCGATCCGGCTTGACGATTGTCGCGGCGCTTTGGCGGAAGCTTGATCGCGAGACAGCGGCCTACTTCTCCTTCCTGCTGTCGACACCAGCGATTCTTGGTGCAATTTTTCTGCAGGGAAAAGACCTTTTCAGCGGCGGCAGTGAGACGATTTCAATTCAGGCATTGTTGATTGGCATCATTTCAACAGGAATTTTCGGTTATATCGCAGTAAAATGGATGATTGGCTATTTAAAAAATCACTCTTTGAAGCCTTTTGCGATTTATGTGTGGATAATGGGGCTTGTTGTGCTGTATTTTCAGCATGCAGGGCAGTTCTAA
- a CDS encoding FtsW/RodA/SpoVE family cell cycle protein yields the protein MTSNQKTNSRLDYGLVTILILLFLSSCIAIYSAQTTGQYGSENFLVKQIIWYIIGTGIITAVITLDSDQLQKLSWYAYGFGLVLLSGLIVAPSTIAPVINGAKSWYRVPAMGTLQPSELVKVFIILALARVIVDHHQKYRLKSMQTDFWLLIKIGFVTMIPLLLVMQQPDLGTSLVYIAIMLGMIFISGITWKLLVPIFGTGFTLISVIFYFVIWKPEILEKYLGVKEYQFGRIYSWLDPYNYQSTTGFQLTRSLLTIGSGETVGKGYGTREVYLPESHTDFIFSIIGEEFGFVGASIIVSLFFLLIYQITKIGMETKNDFYTYICVGVISMITFHVFQNIGMTIGLLPITGIPLPFISYGGSSLMGNMLAVSLIFSIRYHYKKYMFSTTA from the coding sequence ATGACTTCGAATCAAAAAACGAATTCCCGGCTCGACTATGGGCTGGTGACGATATTGATCCTATTGTTTCTTTCAAGCTGCATCGCCATTTACAGCGCCCAGACGACGGGGCAATATGGCTCTGAAAACTTTTTGGTAAAGCAAATAATCTGGTACATAATCGGCACTGGCATCATTACCGCTGTCATCACACTTGATTCCGATCAGCTGCAAAAACTGAGCTGGTACGCATATGGTTTTGGATTGGTCCTACTGTCTGGGCTTATCGTTGCTCCGTCAACCATTGCTCCTGTCATCAATGGTGCGAAAAGCTGGTACAGAGTGCCGGCTATGGGTACCCTGCAGCCTTCGGAATTGGTGAAGGTGTTCATCATCCTGGCGCTTGCGAGGGTGATTGTCGACCATCATCAGAAATATCGGCTGAAAAGCATGCAAACGGACTTCTGGCTCTTGATTAAAATTGGTTTTGTCACGATGATTCCGCTCCTGCTCGTCATGCAGCAGCCTGACCTTGGTACTTCGCTCGTTTATATTGCAATCATGCTTGGAATGATCTTTATTTCGGGTATTACCTGGAAGCTGCTTGTGCCCATTTTCGGGACAGGGTTTACATTGATTTCGGTCATATTCTATTTTGTTATTTGGAAACCAGAAATACTGGAAAAGTATCTGGGAGTAAAGGAATATCAATTCGGAAGGATCTATTCCTGGCTTGACCCATATAATTACCAGAGCACAACCGGCTTCCAGCTGACAAGGTCTTTGTTGACCATTGGTTCAGGTGAAACAGTGGGGAAGGGGTATGGAACAAGGGAAGTGTACCTGCCTGAGAGTCACACTGACTTCATTTTCAGTATCATCGGCGAAGAATTCGGCTTCGTTGGAGCAAGTATCATCGTAAGCTTATTTTTCCTACTGATTTACCAAATTACAAAAATCGGAATGGAAACAAAAAATGATTTTTATACCTATATTTGTGTTGGTGTCATCAGCATGATCACCTTCCATGTATTCCAGAATATCGGCATGACCATAGGCCTGCTGCCAATCACAGGTATCCCTCTGCCGTTCATCAGTTATGGGGGAAGCTCGCTCATGGGAAATATGCTGGCAGTAAGCCTGATTTTCTCGATACGGTACCATTATAAGAAATACATGTTCTCAACCACTGCATAA
- a CDS encoding Ger(x)C family spore germination protein, translated as MINRRYLLIPVFSLLLTGCVEKEIIDDVNIEMGIGYDQKENDVIEGTIMIPIFNPDKKIGNFTFSATADTSRELVQEIQRRSAQPLVTGSLEIALFGEEIASKGIKEFTDALERDPSIGARVYFTVADDKAKEILSGTYGNRGNAIHLSQLIKHNTEDRNLPNTNMHLFLFDLYQKGKDPILPILRKEEPEVIDIAGIALFKDDKLVGELPADKMFFLKLLTDKYSEGSFKLDVDEEQVVVKDLSSKNKFKLIKREPYVVDVELKIEALIREYTGDIVTPEIIKKIEKEFENQVNKEAAAMIHDFQEKGIDPVGFGQFIKSRTRGFDFKRWEDEYENLTVHVKTDMVITEVGIVE; from the coding sequence ATGATAAATAGAAGATATTTGCTTATCCCGGTTTTCTCCTTGCTGCTTACAGGATGTGTTGAAAAGGAAATTATTGATGATGTTAACATCGAAATGGGAATAGGCTATGACCAGAAAGAAAATGATGTAATTGAAGGAACTATCATGATCCCTATTTTTAATCCCGACAAGAAAATCGGCAATTTCACCTTTTCTGCCACCGCTGACACTAGCCGGGAATTAGTTCAGGAAATTCAGCGTAGATCAGCTCAGCCGCTCGTGACAGGCTCCCTGGAAATTGCTCTATTTGGCGAGGAAATCGCTAGCAAGGGAATCAAGGAATTCACTGATGCTCTCGAACGTGACCCGAGTATAGGAGCAAGAGTTTATTTCACGGTAGCAGATGACAAGGCTAAAGAAATCTTATCCGGAACATACGGAAACAGAGGAAATGCCATCCATTTATCACAATTGATTAAGCACAATACCGAAGACCGGAATTTGCCCAACACAAATATGCACCTCTTTCTATTCGATTTATACCAGAAGGGGAAAGATCCGATTCTGCCAATTCTGAGAAAAGAGGAACCTGAAGTAATAGACATTGCCGGGATCGCTCTTTTCAAGGACGACAAATTGGTAGGTGAACTACCTGCCGATAAGATGTTCTTCTTAAAGCTCCTAACCGATAAATACAGCGAAGGATCTTTTAAGCTTGATGTTGACGAAGAGCAAGTCGTGGTAAAAGATCTGAGTTCAAAAAATAAGTTCAAACTTATTAAACGGGAACCATACGTTGTGGATGTCGAACTCAAAATCGAAGCGCTTATCCGTGAGTATACCGGAGACATTGTGACCCCTGAAATCATAAAGAAGATTGAAAAAGAATTCGAAAATCAAGTCAACAAGGAAGCAGCGGCAATGATACACGACTTTCAGGAAAAGGGGATTGATCCAGTCGGATTTGGCCAATTCATCAAATCCAGAACAAGAGGATTTGATTTTAAAAGATGGGAAGATGAATATGAAAATTTAACCGTCCATGTTAAAACAGATATGGTAATCACTGAGGTAGGGATTGTCGAATAA
- a CDS encoding GerAB/ArcD/ProY family transporter — MQQPIPERLQVSPFLVLYLIMSMQIGIGVLGYQRIIAKNAGYDAWISVLAAGLSIHIIVWMIYKICGTVEGDVVAANTYVFGKKIGNLLSTVFVVYLLIFALAVLRTYLEVVQVWMFPEISPFWYSLVFLILSIYIVFGGFRTVTGIAFFCIVLPSYLLLTFGFALKFADFSNLLPILDHSLKDMTISAFNMSLTYIGFEIPLFFYPFIKDAPKSQKWAHLGVFITTIIYTILAIITFTYFSEAQLAKSIWSTLEMWKIVSMPFVERFEYIGIANWNLIILPNICIALWGASMILKRSYKLQQKKGVIALALICLIAIPFLDTRAKINLLNDWVARIGFSVTFVYIPFLFIATMIAKKVKNKNDK; from the coding sequence ATGCAGCAGCCAATACCTGAAAGATTGCAAGTATCACCATTTCTCGTTCTCTACCTGATCATGTCGATGCAGATTGGCATCGGCGTCCTTGGCTACCAGCGGATCATCGCGAAGAATGCGGGCTATGATGCATGGATTTCAGTTCTTGCTGCTGGCTTAAGCATCCATATCATCGTTTGGATGATCTATAAAATTTGCGGGACAGTTGAAGGAGATGTCGTGGCAGCCAATACCTATGTATTCGGCAAAAAAATCGGCAATCTCCTAAGCACTGTTTTCGTCGTCTATCTGCTGATTTTTGCATTGGCTGTTTTAAGGACCTATCTCGAAGTTGTCCAAGTATGGATGTTCCCTGAGATCAGTCCTTTCTGGTACAGTCTTGTCTTTTTGATTCTCTCGATTTATATCGTTTTTGGAGGTTTCCGGACCGTAACTGGTATAGCTTTTTTCTGCATCGTCCTACCGAGCTATCTGCTCCTGACCTTTGGTTTTGCACTCAAGTTTGCAGATTTCAGCAATTTGCTGCCGATACTTGACCATTCCTTAAAAGATATGACTATCAGTGCTTTCAATATGTCCCTGACATATATAGGTTTTGAAATACCGCTATTTTTCTATCCATTTATTAAAGACGCACCTAAATCACAAAAATGGGCCCATTTAGGTGTTTTTATAACGACCATTATTTATACCATACTGGCGATTATTACTTTCACTTATTTTTCAGAAGCTCAACTCGCCAAATCCATTTGGTCCACTCTTGAAATGTGGAAAATCGTCAGCATGCCCTTTGTTGAACGCTTTGAATATATCGGAATTGCAAACTGGAATCTGATTATCCTCCCGAATATTTGTATCGCGCTCTGGGGTGCCAGTATGATTTTAAAAAGATCCTATAAGCTGCAGCAAAAAAAAGGTGTGATTGCCCTAGCACTCATCTGCTTAATCGCCATTCCTTTTTTAGATACAAGAGCAAAGATAAATTTACTGAATGACTGGGTCGCACGAATTGGATTCAGTGTGACCTTCGTCTATATCCCTTTTTTATTTATTGCAACGATGATTGCTAAGAAGGTGAAAAATAAAAATGATAAATAG
- a CDS encoding spore germination protein: MRHPFKKKLMQEIEKEAARQDTEGQKPEQYLNEHEWEKALLKSHDFKKTFYVNQKSGKKFCFSFMSTLIDESILQNNALPYLLEGDLTKIEDVKSLIPIADVQVSDHNEDIETKLFNGYVLLTLEGEEKYFAFVAAQKQVVRNVAQPEVEFSVIGPKESFVESMDHNLNMIRKRVPVKELIIENYTVGSISKSGVAVLYIDGITNKENVNTVVQRIKDIEFDEITDSSYIVQLISDNQNSPFPQLLDTERPDRIAAILAEGKIAILVDGSPHALIGPTTLVEFFGSFEDYFLNYLLSSFFRLVRLFAVAFSILITPIYVAALSYHYELIPQDLLSTLITSRREIPLPPILEALFLELTIELLREAGARLPTKVGQTIGIVGGIVIGTASVEAGLTSNVLLIIVALAALASFTTPVYRMGNTIRLLRFPFLFFAELWGMLGIVVAFSFLLTHLLRLTSLGRPFLEPLYPPRITDFKDAIIRLPFTMQYNRPQYLRTENPVRFSEKKAKEKKDIDE, from the coding sequence ATGAGACATCCATTCAAGAAAAAGCTAATGCAAGAAATTGAGAAAGAAGCGGCCCGTCAAGATACAGAGGGACAAAAGCCAGAGCAATATCTCAATGAACACGAATGGGAAAAAGCGCTTTTAAAGTCACATGATTTTAAAAAGACTTTTTACGTGAATCAAAAATCAGGAAAAAAGTTCTGCTTCTCTTTTATGTCAACTCTAATAGATGAAAGCATTCTTCAAAACAACGCCCTGCCCTATCTGCTGGAAGGCGATTTAACCAAAATCGAAGATGTTAAAAGCCTGATCCCCATTGCTGATGTCCAGGTATCAGACCACAATGAGGATATTGAAACGAAATTATTTAACGGATATGTACTCCTGACGCTTGAGGGTGAAGAAAAGTATTTCGCCTTTGTTGCAGCCCAAAAACAAGTTGTCAGAAACGTTGCACAGCCTGAGGTTGAATTCAGTGTTATCGGACCAAAGGAATCTTTCGTTGAGTCTATGGACCATAACCTCAATATGATCCGCAAAAGGGTCCCTGTGAAAGAACTGATCATTGAGAATTACACGGTAGGTTCGATTTCCAAATCAGGGGTGGCTGTCCTGTATATTGATGGAATTACGAATAAGGAAAACGTCAATACTGTAGTACAGCGAATCAAAGATATTGAGTTCGATGAAATCACGGATAGCTCCTATATCGTCCAATTGATATCGGATAACCAGAATTCTCCCTTTCCGCAGCTACTTGATACAGAAAGACCGGACCGTATTGCAGCAATACTTGCAGAAGGTAAAATCGCTATCCTTGTAGATGGTTCCCCTCACGCATTGATTGGTCCAACGACCCTGGTTGAATTTTTCGGGTCTTTTGAAGATTATTTCCTAAATTATTTACTATCTTCCTTTTTCCGTTTGGTGCGACTATTCGCCGTTGCGTTCTCGATTTTGATTACGCCAATTTATGTGGCAGCCCTGTCCTATCACTATGAATTGATTCCACAGGATCTGTTAAGTACGTTGATTACATCAAGGAGGGAGATCCCGCTCCCTCCCATTCTTGAAGCATTGTTCCTTGAACTGACGATCGAGCTATTGCGTGAGGCCGGAGCCCGCCTTCCGACAAAGGTCGGCCAGACGATTGGTATCGTGGGCGGAATCGTAATCGGGACAGCTTCCGTTGAAGCAGGCCTGACAAGTAACGTCCTGCTCATCATTGTCGCATTGGCAGCTCTGGCGTCTTTCACTACGCCAGTTTACCGGATGGGTAATACCATCAGGCTGTTGCGGTTCCCGTTCCTATTCTTCGCAGAGCTTTGGGGGATGCTTGGAATCGTCGTTGCCTTCTCGTTTCTCCTCACCCATCTGCTTAGACTGACATCATTGGGAAGGCCTTTCCTTGAACCTTTGTATCCTCCAAGGATAACAGATTTCAAAGATGCGATTATTCGCTTGCCTTTTACAATGCAGTATAATCGGCCACAATACTTGAGAACTGAAAATCCAGTCCGCTTCAGTGAAAAAAAGGCAAAGGAAAAAAAGGACATCGATGAGTGA
- a CDS encoding ABC transporter substrate-binding protein, which translates to MKASKLLLSLITIFTVLLLAACGGNEDKEKETAEQPKEKEETSYTVEHAMGSTTLEKTPEKVVILTNEGTEALLALGVTPVGAVQSWTGDPWYDHIAEDMKDVQVVGVESQVNVEAIAALQPDLIIGNKMRQEDIYEQLKAIAPTVFAEDLRGNWKNNFELYSKAVNKEEKGKEVLAAYDQRIEDLKEKLGDKVNTEVSMVRFMAGDVRIYHKDSFSGVILEQIGMARPESQDKEDFAEKGVTKERIPAMDGDVLFYFTYDEGDGKATEVEKEWIEDPLFQNLEVAKKGEVYKVSDAIWNTAGGVKAANLMLDDLEKHLLK; encoded by the coding sequence ATGAAAGCTTCAAAATTATTGCTGAGTCTTATTACGATCTTCACAGTCCTGCTTTTGGCAGCATGCGGAGGTAATGAGGATAAGGAAAAGGAAACAGCTGAACAACCAAAAGAAAAAGAAGAAACGAGCTACACTGTTGAACATGCCATGGGTTCTACTACATTAGAAAAAACACCAGAAAAAGTCGTGATTTTAACAAACGAAGGAACGGAAGCTTTGCTTGCGCTGGGCGTTACTCCTGTTGGTGCTGTCCAATCGTGGACTGGCGATCCATGGTATGACCATATCGCTGAAGACATGAAGGATGTCCAGGTGGTCGGTGTCGAGAGCCAGGTGAATGTCGAAGCCATTGCCGCGCTTCAGCCTGACTTGATTATCGGCAACAAAATGCGCCAGGAAGATATTTATGAGCAGCTTAAAGCTATCGCCCCAACGGTTTTCGCTGAAGATCTTCGCGGAAACTGGAAAAACAACTTTGAACTTTACTCAAAAGCTGTAAACAAAGAAGAAAAGGGCAAGGAAGTACTTGCTGCTTATGATCAGCGAATAGAAGATCTTAAAGAAAAACTCGGTGATAAAGTAAATACGGAAGTTTCCATGGTTCGCTTCATGGCTGGTGACGTTCGTATTTACCACAAGGATTCATTCTCAGGCGTCATCCTCGAGCAAATCGGAATGGCTCGTCCTGAAAGCCAGGATAAAGAAGACTTTGCTGAAAAAGGCGTGACCAAGGAAAGAATTCCGGCTATGGACGGAGATGTACTCTTCTACTTCACATATGATGAAGGTGATGGAAAAGCGACTGAAGTTGAAAAGGAATGGATCGAGGATCCGCTATTCCAAAATCTTGAGGTAGCGAAAAAAGGTGAAGTCTACAAAGTAAGTGATGCAATCTGGAATACAGCTGGCGGCGTAAAAGCTGCTAATTTAATGCTAGATGATCTTGAAAAACATTTGTTGAAATAA
- a CDS encoding FecCD family ABC transporter permease, which produces MLLKTNEQRLGGLLISTLLILFLICASIVYGYTDTSWKTAYDAFMNYDGSNEHIIIQSVRLPRALIAAAVGASLAIAGVLMQTLTKNPLASPGIFGVNAGAGFAVVVAVTIFSVGSLQAFTWISFLGAALAAISVYVIGSAGREGLTPMKLTLAGAAMTAMFSSFTQGLLVLDEAALEQVLYWLAGSVQGRKLETLIGVLPYLAIGWIAAVLISSKMNILSMGEDVAKGLGLNTGFVKLGTGVIIVLLSGGAVAVAGPIGFIGIVIPHLTRAVVGIDHRWVIPFSAIFGGMLLLAADIAARYVLMPQEIPVGVMTALIGTPFFIYIARKGFNGK; this is translated from the coding sequence ATGCTGCTGAAGACTAATGAACAAAGATTGGGCGGATTATTGATTTCCACCCTATTAATTTTATTCTTAATATGCGCTAGTATCGTTTACGGTTATACGGATACTTCATGGAAAACTGCCTATGATGCTTTCATGAATTATGACGGTTCAAATGAACATATTATTATTCAATCCGTTCGCCTTCCGCGGGCATTGATTGCTGCTGCAGTCGGTGCAAGTCTGGCGATTGCGGGTGTGCTGATGCAGACACTGACGAAAAACCCACTTGCTTCACCTGGTATCTTTGGCGTGAATGCGGGGGCTGGTTTCGCGGTAGTAGTGGCAGTGACGATTTTTTCAGTCGGCAGCCTCCAGGCGTTTACATGGATTTCCTTTTTGGGTGCGGCATTGGCGGCAATCAGTGTCTATGTGATTGGCTCTGCAGGCCGTGAAGGATTGACCCCGATGAAATTGACGCTTGCAGGCGCGGCGATGACCGCGATGTTTTCTTCGTTCACCCAGGGCTTGCTCGTACTGGATGAGGCTGCTTTAGAGCAGGTTCTGTACTGGCTCGCTGGCTCTGTACAGGGGCGCAAGCTGGAGACTCTCATTGGAGTCCTCCCATATTTAGCGATTGGCTGGATTGCAGCTGTTTTGATTTCTTCTAAAATGAACATCTTGTCAATGGGCGAGGATGTAGCAAAGGGCCTAGGCTTGAATACTGGGTTTGTCAAGCTTGGCACTGGTGTTATTATTGTTCTCTTATCGGGAGGGGCTGTTGCTGTTGCTGGTCCCATTGGTTTTATCGGGATTGTAATCCCGCATTTGACGAGGGCTGTGGTTGGCATTGACCACCGCTGGGTCATTCCTTTCTCAGCGATTTTTGGAGGGATGCTGTTATTGGCAGCGGATATCGCTGCCCGCTATGTGCTAATGCCGCAGGAAATCCCTGTCGGAGTCATGACGGCGCTGATCGGAACTCCATTTTTCATCTATATTGCGAGAAAGGGGTTCAATGGAAAATGA
- a CDS encoding FecCD family ABC transporter permease → MSQYKSLRLFKDKISFLIDKKAALIFLGLLVTAFAVFVISTGLGDMDISPISVLAVFFGGGSDMERLVVQSFRLPRIIVALMVGISLAVAGGLLQGMIRNPLASPDILGITGGASVAVVGFLAIFSDDNNALTVSIEWMPVAAFAGAAIVAFLVYFLSWKNGVSPVRLVLIGIGISAMMQALTTLMMIMGPIYRASQANIWITGTVYGSTWGNVAVLVPWTVIMLLIAFIFARNVNVQELGEDIATGVGGHVQRQRFALLLVSTALIASSVAFAGGIGFVGLMAPHMTRRMVGSAFGALLPVSALIGGILVMLADLIGRTMFSPLEVPAGVFTAGIGAPYFVYLLFKTRNT, encoded by the coding sequence ATGAGCCAGTACAAAAGCTTAAGACTTTTTAAGGATAAAATCTCTTTTTTGATTGATAAAAAAGCTGCACTGATTTTTCTGGGTCTGCTGGTTACCGCATTTGCCGTGTTTGTCATCAGTACCGGCCTGGGCGATATGGATATAAGCCCAATAAGCGTCCTTGCTGTGTTTTTTGGCGGGGGAAGCGATATGGAGAGATTGGTTGTGCAATCGTTCCGTCTTCCGAGAATTATCGTTGCTCTGATGGTAGGAATCAGTTTGGCTGTCGCCGGTGGACTTCTCCAGGGAATGATTCGGAACCCGCTTGCTTCACCTGATATTTTGGGCATCACCGGTGGAGCATCGGTAGCGGTTGTAGGGTTTTTAGCTATTTTCAGTGATGATAATAACGCTTTGACAGTAAGTATAGAATGGATGCCTGTTGCCGCATTCGCGGGCGCCGCAATCGTAGCATTCCTGGTTTATTTTCTTTCCTGGAAAAATGGAGTTTCGCCTGTACGGCTCGTACTGATTGGAATCGGGATTTCTGCCATGATGCAGGCTTTGACTACACTGATGATGATCATGGGGCCAATTTACCGGGCCAGCCAGGCGAATATCTGGATTACGGGTACAGTCTATGGCTCGACATGGGGAAATGTAGCGGTGCTCGTACCGTGGACAGTCATTATGCTCTTGATTGCCTTTATCTTTGCCAGGAATGTGAATGTACAGGAATTAGGGGAAGATATAGCCACTGGGGTCGGTGGACATGTCCAGCGTCAGCGGTTTGCGCTTTTGCTGGTCAGCACTGCGCTCATAGCCAGCTCGGTTGCTTTTGCAGGCGGCATTGGTTTTGTTGGGCTGATGGCTCCGCATATGACCAGGAGGATGGTTGGTTCAGCATTCGGTGCGCTTTTGCCAGTATCGGCTTTGATCGGCGGAATCCTTGTCATGCTTGCTGATTTGATCGGGCGGACCATGTTTTCTCCATTAGAAGTCCCGGCTGGCGTTTTCACCGCAGGGATCGGAGCTCCGTATTTTGTCTACCTGCTATTCAAGACTAGAAATACTTAA
- a CDS encoding ABC transporter ATP-binding protein, whose amino-acid sequence MNQAIETEKLTLSYGDSIIINELDIQIPKGEITVFIGGNGCGKSTLLRSIARLLKPREGSILLEGDSIAKLSTKEVARKMAILPQSPSAPEGLTVLQLVKQGRYPYQTWLKQWSEEDEKSVTNALKATGIDHLKDRTVDSLSGGQRQRAWIAMTLAQDTDIILLDEPTTYLDMTHQIEILDLLYELNENEGRTIVMVLHDLNLACRYAHNIVAIKDQKIFDQGKPEVVINCGLVQHVFGMACEVTIDPLFGTPLCIPYGKGRCILKDKIGV is encoded by the coding sequence ATGAATCAGGCAATCGAAACGGAAAAACTGACACTCTCCTATGGAGATTCGATTATCATAAATGAATTAGATATACAGATTCCTAAAGGTGAAATTACCGTTTTTATAGGAGGAAATGGCTGCGGAAAATCGACCTTGCTGCGCTCGATTGCAAGACTGCTCAAGCCCAGGGAAGGATCTATCCTTCTTGAAGGCGACTCAATTGCAAAATTGTCAACAAAGGAAGTTGCCCGCAAAATGGCCATCCTTCCCCAGTCTCCTTCAGCGCCAGAAGGGTTGACGGTCCTGCAGCTTGTCAAGCAGGGCAGATATCCTTACCAGACCTGGCTGAAGCAATGGTCGGAAGAGGATGAAAAGAGTGTAACCAATGCGTTAAAGGCGACAGGCATCGATCATCTTAAGGATCGCACAGTCGACTCTTTGTCCGGGGGCCAGCGCCAGCGTGCCTGGATCGCGATGACCCTTGCCCAGGATACTGATATCATCTTGCTTGATGAACCGACAACCTATCTGGATATGACACATCAAATAGAGATTCTTGATTTGCTGTATGAATTGAATGAAAATGAAGGCAGAACGATTGTCATGGTTCTGCATGACCTGAACCTAGCCTGCAGATATGCCCATAATATCGTGGCGATAAAGGACCAGAAGATTTTCGACCAGGGAAAGCCGGAAGTAGTGATTAATTGCGGGCTTGTTCAACATGTTTTCGGCATGGCATGTGAAGTGACAATCGATCCGCTTTTTGGCACACCACTTTGTATCCCGTATGGAAAAGGACGTTGTATCCTTAAGGACAAAATTGGAGTATGA